The segment CTGTTGAGAAaagttgtttatatatatatatatatatatagtttatatataaaacaaattttaTTGTCTGAGTTTTTGAAGTCAcctgtttaatatatatatatatataaataaatatatatatatatatatatatatatatatatatatatattttttttttttttttttttttttaattatgcttTAGATTCTTAAATATAGTTTTCTTCTGGGATTTCAGAGTTATTAATTTTGAGAAACATTCATCATGGCAACCAAGATGGTGATTCAGCAGCCCAAGCCATTGATAGTGGCTGCTGCATCAGACCAGTGGAGCACCAGCATCTGCGAATGCGACAACGTCAATGAATgtaagtttgtgtgtgtctgtatgaaTTAAGACTTTtaagaaaaaagttaaatcGCTGACTGTTGTAGAAACACTCTCTTTAGATTAATGATTTTAGCATGTGCTTTCGACACAAAACTGACAGTCTGATTGTTAAGGTAGAATAATTAGTTGGTGATTCTGCAGGTTGTTTCTCTGTGTGGTGTTTCCCCTGCTTCGCCTGCATTACAGCCAGAGACCACGGAGAATGTCTCTGTCTCCCTCTACTGGACAGCTGTGGATGTATTCCTCCAGTTACTCTCTCCATGAGAGTGTCCATGCGCCGACGTTACGGCATCAcggtaaaaacaaaaaactctaTGATAACCAAAGTgtagaaagttttttttttttttttttttaaattgtgtgcTGTGACAAGCTGAATCAGTGTACCTTAATCAGGGTAGCGccatatttaaattttgacaAGAATGAAAACAAGTCTGTGATGGTTATAAATAGAGTGTGTTCAATGGATTGTACTGTTGTTTAACAACATACCTTGTTGAGTTACCAAAACTTTctttctgaaaaaaagaaaaactttcaGTAGACAAAAACTATTTTGAAAGTTGTGAGTTGTGAAAATTACATGATCTAGAGCCTTATTCAGTGTGTGCCATTAGGAGTGTTCGACTTGAAGCGCATTGAGCAGACCATCAAAGTGCCACCAGAGCGATTAGAGAGCAGACAGCTTTGCATGTTTTCGAATTGCTCTTGCAGTACTTTTATGTCATACACTGACAGGTCTGCTCAGCTTGCTTCAAGTTGAACAAACTTAACATCTATCTCTCACAGCCTCGTTTTCATCTGCGTTAAATTCAATATAGCATCTAACCTGACTAGATCTATTGAGCTTGTCTTACTAGAGACTACAAACTGTTGAACACCATCACAATAGGTCAAAGATCTTAAATTGTGGTTCAAATTATGTTTAACCCATTTTTTCTTCATGCAGGACTCTATCTGTAATGACTGCGTGTACTCTTTCTTCTGTGGACCATGCTCATGGTGCCAGATCAGACGGGAGATGAAGGCAAGACTCCATCCTATCACTCTGTTCAACAACAGGCCAACCTAAAGATCACCATCATCTTCATCACcttttattcacaatttcaCAATTTTCACAATACATTCTCTAAAGTGCTCTTTGTCCTTCACGTCAGTCATGTCAGtccaaaaaaacaaagactTGCTGTTCTGCAGGTGTAATCAGAGCTTTTGATCTTCCTCCCACACACTGACCTGAGATCAGCCCTTGGCATTGTATTGTAGTGGAatgtattttacatattgttGGTGTACAGCTTTAATACAAGAAGTGAagcatttttgaacaattaATTCCCTTAAGGAATATGCCAATTTAggatttttaatgttatagCAGATTTagtgtcacaacacattaattatttttattatagattGTTGTATTatgctttcatttttaaagttgtagtatattcttttctttttatctCACACTCTGTATCTTTATAAAAATATCTGCTTAATATGATTTTCACTGTAGTTGGAAAGTTGTTATATTGAGCCATTGATATGTGACACTGGAGGTTtgatattagaaaaaaaaagatgtgtttgcGTAGATCTGTATATGATTAAATGTatagaatataaaaatatgttgGGGCACTCAATAAAGCTGATTAAAAAGATAATCGTTCTATCAAAAAAAGAAAccgaaaaaaagaaaaaataattattttcagaAATTATCCTTAGAAACAATTATAGGCTACTGTTTTACACTTTTACAAAAAGTGAATAGGAACTGGGGTTGACAAGCTCAAAAAAGCACCATGCAACTAATGAACTGATCTAGACcgaagggtaacactttagaatactgatccttcattaatgaataactacacaggaacaaatgagtaatgcagtattaactctctagtaactactattaactaacaataaactccgattaatgaattagtaagtaacaGTGCTCAGTTGTAGGtagtagttcactattaactaatcagtaactactgttttgtcattcctcccagagaactactaagaactactatatacaagTTCATAATTATGTAGGGAAagcaccctaggaagtaaaattagctcaaatgaaatatttagggaattataaagagttgtttagattacgaccgagcaactgattcgtccagcgttcatttgctcgagccgtaataagctcttgtaacggatataaatatccaacaatcgtgaaaacactgattagagcacggtaacttgatcacagtttaagacattaaatcataaagcacataatacaagacactttccttttaaaatctacaagagattttatttattctaacacaaactaatctaacacaaaggcacgcacatacacacacacacattcatacgcgttgcagtaagaaggaaatgagagagaaagagttttgaaagagagagagagagagagagagagagagagagtgatctgattaaccgaattcctatcaatgcatttcaaggaccagaacgaaccatgaatcattcatttatgcaccagttcagttttggtctggaggtacttgcttgcgttgacttaaaggtgaatttccctcgtcgtgcagagaggggtttcccaagtcgatgattggtccagatcaggtccgtgtggaacaatgaaggaagtctctttgtcgctggagttgaagcggcaaaagtcgttggttgaactttgcggcgaaacgtaggacacgagactttcagcggtaaaggaaaattaagtaaagaaaagaaaagtgagtgaaggttggatggcttgaatgagcggctggtctgttcttcttgttactccattgttcttggtactctggtcatggtttctcttaccagaactaaccaactccagttcgtttactaaccaacttctctccatCACTATCTTgccatatgatcatttaaacttagttgtttgtcacacctctgaggagtcttggccaatcagacattgtcctgtttcaagagggccttcctctgcccccaataaaacataagtgtcacatcccggtctgtctctgctttagcagctTGCCATTTTAACCTAATTGCTgttaaatgggatacaatacattttaaacagatttcattcaagtcaggatacaggaaagggggaaagaatcaaattaagtccaaataaggcatactttcaatcattcagtcaagagttaacacatttacatgaattgtgagtgtttctaaagcctaactgtttacaggtagtatttctggacacataatgcaaaatgtatgtagttaaaagatgtttgataagtccgttaaaattgttggaacaattttgaagcagatttatttgttcaacagtctctttggctctcctgtgaagtaaggaaacaaaagggtctggattgtctctctgtcttcttgggtgaccctttggtatgtcgcttctgctatcaggaagcatgtgtcgtaaaagtaatcagcctggctttatctgcagacggtccggagccggaacctcaattctgaattagaattatgttttgaaagaatcatctaaatgattcatttgtctggttcgtccacagttcttacaTATCCCCCTTGGTTCGGCGATGTGTTGAGATGAAGACATCGGCGGACACTGTAGAAAAATGGACACgaagcagacacacacaaagcaacaacaaaacaacacctcCATGATTGACCACTATACTGGTGCAGGGCATTAGATTATCTGGGTACTGATGGATTAAGTTCAATTTTGGGATTGTTATTCTACATTGTGTGATTAAATTGTTAGTTTCCATCTCTTCTAACTTGTTCTAGGTTGTCTGGTGACATCATTTGTGGTAAAAATGATGTGACCCATCATGGAGCTCTCTCGGGCTCACATTCGAATTTTCAAATGGCTTTCAGACCTTAGGCGTGGTGCGTCAATCCTAATGTCATGACCTTGACCCTTATGGGGCAGACAGGTATTTTACCTTATAAAGAAGAAGggaaagagaggaagaggaaaacaaaacaaaataaaacacttaagtgTTTCCTGGTATGGCTAACACTACTGCGTGCATCTAAGATGTCATGTACCAGCTTAATGAAAGGTGTTCTACTTGTTGGGCAGATGGTTGCATGTTTCTTATGGTGAATGTAGCTAAGTCGATGTTGAGCTAGGTTCTGAAACTAATATCTGTCTGTAGGAAGAGCATGTTGGTGAGTATGTTAATGTAGtgtagtgtaaaatgtaatgtagtgtGAAATGTAATGTAGTGCAGTGTATGTATGGTCAGATCTGGTTCAGTCTGTCTTGCTCCCCCTTTTCTTGAAGGGCTTAGATGAAGATTGGCTCTTTGCATCTTGGACTTGGGATGAGAGATCATCCCTAATTTGACGGGAGTCAGTCCAGTGAGGCAGGAAGTTCTTTGGCAGAAGGTAGGAGGAAGTTTGACATGGCTGTGTTGAGCTGTGGTGCAAAACTTTGTCTCCTACGTTGCATTCCTTTTGTAATGCCTTCTGGTTGTGACAGACTGTCTGACCTTCTGTGCttactgttgttactgttgCACAAGCATGGTTCTTGAGATGGGAACTCGTTGGGTTTATTGGTGGGTGATGAGTAACCAGAACTGTGTTCTCTGGTACTATTGAGTTTCCAGCGGTGTTTGGCTGCCAGAGGCCGCTTCGTTCTGTGCTGTTGTAGAACAGGTGGCAGTCATCTCCATTTGGAAGGTGGATCAGGTGATCACTGACCTTCCGTTCCGTCTCTAGTCATAACGAGGGTGACTGATCCTTTTGATCGtcgctgtttatgttgtttgcAAAGAACGCTGTAATTTGCCTCATCAGTTGTTCCATGTCTTCTGAGGTGGAACTGTCTTGTTCTTGGGCGTTCTTGTTCTCAGTGCTGTGTTTAACTGAGTGATGCAGAGGTGGGTTCCGCCGTCGCTTACCCACAGTggatgcatttgaatgtgttggtTGGTGGACTTTGGCTGTCCAGTTTGGATCCCAGATGTTTCTTTCTGGTGGGTTTCTTGAGAAGTGTGGCTGGTCCCATGGCATTTTCCAGCTGTCAGTGGCATGGGGGTCACGTTCTCCGTGTCCTTTATGACAGGCTGTGGCATTGTCATGCCACTGGCTGTCTTGCAGTGCACGGCTTGAGTCTTGGCTGCCGGAGTTTGAAATTGTGGCTGTTTTCAAACCTTTCTTTGAGTTCATCTTCTGTTTGATGTAGGCCTTGTGTGTCAAGTCACGCAGCTGTTGGATTGACATTGTGCTTGGGCAGGCCATGACGCCAAGATGGTGACTTAGTCCAGGGTGCAGGTTTCTCAGGAAGAGGGTTTTGAAGTTCACATCCTCTTCAAGTTCAGGTTCGTGATGTGCACCTAAGTAGGCTTGTCGGAAACGGTTGTAGTAAGCTTGGGGAGTCTCTTGTCGACCTTGTTTGGTTTCCAAGGCGACTAATAGTCCATGTTCAGACtctgggcctgtaaattctttgATCAGTGACTCACGTAATAGCTGGTAGTTGTGCTTAACGTGAACAGGTTGTCGATCTAAGAAGCTTCGTACCTCTGGGCTGGATGTGGACCTGAGGAGATACAACCTGTCTCTGTCAGTCACATTGGGTCTCACCTCTAGGTAGAAGTCAATATCTCGGAGGTAAGTCTGGATGTTGTGGTTCTCCATGGAGTTCGGGTTGAACTGTGTGATGTTCTTAGCCAGCTTGTTAAGGTCTTTAAGGGTCATCTCGTGTGCAACTTTGGGGTCTGCATGGATGAGCTCTC is part of the Chanodichthys erythropterus isolate Z2021 chromosome 11, ASM2448905v1, whole genome shotgun sequence genome and harbors:
- the LOC137030668 gene encoding cornifelin homolog B-like, with the protein product MATKMVIQQPKPLIVAAASDQWSTSICECDNVNECCFSVWCFPCFACITARDHGECLCLPLLDSCGCIPPVTLSMRVSMRRRYGITDSICNDCVYSFFCGPCSWCQIRREMKARLHPITLFNNRPT